Proteins found in one Oncorhynchus mykiss isolate Arlee chromosome 3, USDA_OmykA_1.1, whole genome shotgun sequence genomic segment:
- the LOC110517552 gene encoding centrosome-associated protein 350-like isoform X1 → MATHILWCAFAWTFKGLLCTCRFFWVSPYYSIKYMPNEPHRTGKDQVKQKTGSANQEIPGSHDSSAMQRRLSKAEREIQALKTQITFERATWERKFVELQVIQQDLHYQLISETVARPGSLLQVGSFEDLGESEVENRQSNDGKDQDSSSSLSHSNRSKGSERMSSTGDTCQSSLSCSQVSLNSAFGFRPISALSPATSGSSWRSYTGPHRVFVPHSPLDLQTGHRVRVLLPSGRISTGTVRYLGHLEGEPDFHMGVELESLEHGQQDGTHRGQCYFECKAGHGAFVPFTKLLMAWE, encoded by the exons ATGGCGACGCACATCCTGTGGTGTGCGTTTGCATGGACATTCAAGGGTCTGTTATGTACCTGCAGGTTCTTCTGG GTGAGCCCATACTACTCAATCAAATACATGCCCAATGAACCTCACAGAACAGGGAAGGATCAAGTGAAACAAAAAACAG GCTCAGCGAATCAGGAAATACCAGGAAGTCATGATAGCAGTGCCATGCAGAGGAGATTGTCCAAAGCTGAGAGGGAGATTCAGGCCCTAAAAACCCAGATCACCTTTGAGAGGGCAACATGGGAGAGGAAGTTTGTGGAACTGCAGGTGATACAGCAGGACCTACattatcag CTGATCTCTGAGACTGTAGCCAGGCCTGGAAGTTTACTTCAGGTGGGCAGCTTCGAGGACCTGGGCGAGTCAGAGGTGGAAAACAGACAGTCGAACGATGGAAAGGACCAGGACAGCTCAA GCAGCTTGAGCCATTCCAACCGAAGCAAAGGGTCTGAGAGGATGTCATCAACAGGCGACACATGCCAAAGCAGCTTGTCTTGCAGCCAGGTCTCATTGAACTCAGCATTTGGCTTCAGACCCATTTCTGCTCTGTCTCCAGCCACCAG TGGGAGCTCCTGGAGGAGCTACACCGGTCCACACCGTGTCTTTGTGCCTCACTCCCCCCTGGACCTGCAGACGGGACACCGGGTTCGAGTCCTGTTGCCCTCGGGACGGATCAGCACAGGCACGGTTCGTTACCTGGGCCACCTGGAGGGGGAGCCAGACTTCCATATGGGAGTGGAGCTGGAATCACTTGAACACGGGCAGCAAGATGGCACACACAGGGGACAGTGCTACTTTGAATG CAAGGCTGGCCACGGTGCCTTTGTGCCATTCACCAAGTTGTTGATGGCATGggagtga
- the LOC110517552 gene encoding centrosome-associated protein 350-like isoform X2, giving the protein MATHILWCAFAWTFKGLLCTCRFFWVSPYYSIKYMPNEPHRTGKDQVKQKTGSANQEIPGSHDSSAMQRRLSKAEREIQALKTQITFERATWERKFVELQLISETVARPGSLLQVGSFEDLGESEVENRQSNDGKDQDSSSSLSHSNRSKGSERMSSTGDTCQSSLSCSQVSLNSAFGFRPISALSPATSGSSWRSYTGPHRVFVPHSPLDLQTGHRVRVLLPSGRISTGTVRYLGHLEGEPDFHMGVELESLEHGQQDGTHRGQCYFECKAGHGAFVPFTKLLMAWE; this is encoded by the exons ATGGCGACGCACATCCTGTGGTGTGCGTTTGCATGGACATTCAAGGGTCTGTTATGTACCTGCAGGTTCTTCTGG GTGAGCCCATACTACTCAATCAAATACATGCCCAATGAACCTCACAGAACAGGGAAGGATCAAGTGAAACAAAAAACAG GCTCAGCGAATCAGGAAATACCAGGAAGTCATGATAGCAGTGCCATGCAGAGGAGATTGTCCAAAGCTGAGAGGGAGATTCAGGCCCTAAAAACCCAGATCACCTTTGAGAGGGCAACATGGGAGAGGAAGTTTGTGGAACTGCAG CTGATCTCTGAGACTGTAGCCAGGCCTGGAAGTTTACTTCAGGTGGGCAGCTTCGAGGACCTGGGCGAGTCAGAGGTGGAAAACAGACAGTCGAACGATGGAAAGGACCAGGACAGCTCAA GCAGCTTGAGCCATTCCAACCGAAGCAAAGGGTCTGAGAGGATGTCATCAACAGGCGACACATGCCAAAGCAGCTTGTCTTGCAGCCAGGTCTCATTGAACTCAGCATTTGGCTTCAGACCCATTTCTGCTCTGTCTCCAGCCACCAG TGGGAGCTCCTGGAGGAGCTACACCGGTCCACACCGTGTCTTTGTGCCTCACTCCCCCCTGGACCTGCAGACGGGACACCGGGTTCGAGTCCTGTTGCCCTCGGGACGGATCAGCACAGGCACGGTTCGTTACCTGGGCCACCTGGAGGGGGAGCCAGACTTCCATATGGGAGTGGAGCTGGAATCACTTGAACACGGGCAGCAAGATGGCACACACAGGGGACAGTGCTACTTTGAATG CAAGGCTGGCCACGGTGCCTTTGTGCCATTCACCAAGTTGTTGATGGCATGggagtga
- the LOC110517552 gene encoding uncharacterized protein LOC110517552 isoform X3, with amino-acid sequence MATHILWCAFAWTFKGLLCTCRFFWVSPYYSIKYMPNEPHRTGKDQVKQKTGSANQEIPGSHDSSAMQRRLSKAEREIQALKTQITFERATWERKFVELQVIQQDLHYQLISETVARPGSLLQVGSFEDLGESEVENRQSNDGKDQDSSMGAPGGATPVHTVSLCLTPPWTCRRDTGFESCCPRDGSAQARFVTWATWRGSQTSIWEWSWNHLNTGSKMAHTGDSATLNARLATVPLCHSPSC; translated from the exons ATGGCGACGCACATCCTGTGGTGTGCGTTTGCATGGACATTCAAGGGTCTGTTATGTACCTGCAGGTTCTTCTGG GTGAGCCCATACTACTCAATCAAATACATGCCCAATGAACCTCACAGAACAGGGAAGGATCAAGTGAAACAAAAAACAG GCTCAGCGAATCAGGAAATACCAGGAAGTCATGATAGCAGTGCCATGCAGAGGAGATTGTCCAAAGCTGAGAGGGAGATTCAGGCCCTAAAAACCCAGATCACCTTTGAGAGGGCAACATGGGAGAGGAAGTTTGTGGAACTGCAGGTGATACAGCAGGACCTACattatcag CTGATCTCTGAGACTGTAGCCAGGCCTGGAAGTTTACTTCAGGTGGGCAGCTTCGAGGACCTGGGCGAGTCAGAGGTGGAAAACAGACAGTCGAACGATGGAAAGGACCAGGACAGCTCAA TGGGAGCTCCTGGAGGAGCTACACCGGTCCACACCGTGTCTTTGTGCCTCACTCCCCCCTGGACCTGCAGACGGGACACCGGGTTCGAGTCCTGTTGCCCTCGGGACGGATCAGCACAGGCACGGTTCGTTACCTGGGCCACCTGGAGGGGGAGCCAGACTTCCATATGGGAGTGGAGCTGGAATCACTTGAACACGGGCAGCAAGATGGCACACACAGGGGACAGTGCTACTTTGAATG CAAGGCTGGCCACGGTGCCTTTGTGCCATTCACCAAGTTGTTGA